The genomic stretch CCTTTTTGTCTCACTTGTTTGTTCGTATCCATTGTTTCCATTTCCTTGCCGAGCCTGTCAACTTCTTTCGCATCCTTCGCCATCGAGCTGTTTGCCGGCTTGTCGGACTGTTCTTTTCGGGTCAAGGAATACACCTCCGTATCTTTTTTTTCCCTGCCCGCGTGCTAATAAACCTGAAACGCGTCCACCGGCCAATATTTCACGTCCACTTTGCCGACGATGTCGCTCATTTTGACGAAACCGAAATAACGGCTGTCGTAGCTGTGGCGGCGGTTGTCGCCCATTACGAACACGCAATCGTTCGGAACGGTTTTTCTCCCCGTCATCTCGCGCAATGTGAAGTTTTTTGTTAGGTTCCCGCTTGATACGGTCTCTAGTTTATCCTTGTAAGGTACCAGATACGGTTCTTTCTTCGGTTTTCCGTCAACATATAAGACGTCGTTTTTATAAGCAATCGTTTCTCCGGGCAGGCCGACGATGCGTTTAATAAAATCTT from Bacillales bacterium encodes the following:
- the lepB gene encoding signal peptidase I; the protein is MQRRAIVDWMKAVTLALTIVFLVQYFFFANYVVHGESMMPTIHDGNRLIVGKIDYEFEKPQRFDLIVFHFSKEEDFIKRIVGLPGETIAYKNDVLYVDGKPKKEPYLVPYKDKLETVSSGNLTKNFTLREMTGRKTVPNDCVFVMGDNRRHSYDSRYFGFVKMSDIVGKVDVKYWPVDAFQVY